A region from the Streptomyces sp. 3214.6 genome encodes:
- a CDS encoding enoyl-CoA hydratase/isomerase family protein: protein MPEPWIEKTTDRQVTHITLNRPETLNALTPDMRNHLIDLFADASADPDVRAVVLTGAGRGFCAGADLRGGPPAGERVAGDVARTIRLGAQRLISAVLDCEKPVTAAVNGTAAGLGAHLAFACDLVLAAESARFIEVFVRRGLVPDAGGAYLLPRLIGPRRAKELMFFGDALTAPDAERLGLVNRVVPDEELDKTAAEWAARLAAGPTRALALTKQLVNASLDTDRTTAFTAEATAQEINMTTADAGEGVASFVERRAAEFKGR, encoded by the coding sequence GTGCCCGAGCCGTGGATAGAGAAGACGACCGACCGACAGGTCACCCACATCACCCTCAACCGCCCCGAGACCCTCAACGCCCTGACGCCCGACATGCGCAACCACCTGATCGACCTCTTCGCGGACGCCTCGGCCGACCCGGACGTCCGGGCGGTGGTCCTCACCGGCGCCGGCCGCGGCTTCTGCGCGGGAGCCGATCTGCGAGGCGGCCCTCCGGCGGGCGAACGCGTCGCCGGCGACGTGGCCCGCACCATCCGCCTCGGCGCCCAGCGCCTGATCTCCGCCGTCCTGGACTGCGAGAAACCGGTGACGGCGGCGGTCAACGGCACGGCGGCCGGCCTGGGGGCTCACCTCGCGTTCGCCTGCGACCTGGTGCTGGCGGCCGAGTCGGCCCGCTTCATCGAGGTGTTCGTCCGCCGCGGCCTGGTCCCCGACGCCGGCGGCGCCTATCTCCTCCCCCGCCTGATCGGCCCCCGGCGCGCCAAGGAGCTGATGTTCTTCGGCGACGCGCTCACCGCGCCGGACGCCGAACGCCTGGGCCTGGTCAACCGGGTGGTCCCGGACGAGGAGCTGGACAAGACGGCAGCCGAGTGGGCGGCCCGTCTGGCCGCCGGGCCCACCCGCGCGTTGGCCCTCACCAAGCAACTCGTCAACGCCTCCCTCGACACCGACCGCACCACCGCCTTCACCGCCGAGGCCACCGCCCAGGAGATCAACATGACGACGGCGGACGCCGGAGAAGGAGTGGCGAGCTTCGTGGAGCGACGGGCAGCCGAGTTCAAGGGCCGGTGA